From Strix uralensis isolate ZFMK-TIS-50842 chromosome 1, bStrUra1, whole genome shotgun sequence, a single genomic window includes:
- the CFAP418 gene encoding cilia- and flagella-associated protein 418, whose translation MADDLDRLLDEVERRLCRLPGRGAAGGHRHGGGEEAEAAAKEGRSAKLLMSADSSEEDIDDIIDEICNDSSFTKTPLKLKSNSTSLTPERNSAVAQAHRKRCCPVYLGGSSSPYGIGTNISKRTCDELRCTACDFRVSLFNDYIWDQSCDYLFFRNNMPELSKLRAKMIKKKGARAYACQCSWRSIDELTDLQADQQLRWVCGKHAE comes from the exons ATGGCGGACGACTTGGACCGGTTACTGGATGAGGTGGAGAGGCGGCTCTGCCGCctgccggggcgcggggcggcgggcggccacCGGCACGGCGGCGGCGAGGAGGCGGAGGCAGCGGCGAAGGAGGGCAG atcaGCTAAACTGTTAATGAGTGCTGACAGCAGTGAAGAAGATATAGATGACATTATTGATGAAATCTGTAATGACAGCAGCTTTACCAAAACACCTCTG aaattgaaGTCTAACTCTACAAGTCTCACACCTGAAAGAAATAGTGCTGTTGCACAGGCTCATagaaaaag ATGCTGTCCAGTGTACCTGGGTGGAAGCTCTTCACCATATGGGATaggaacaaatatttcaaaaag AACATGTGATGAACTACGTTGTACTGCTTGTGACTTCCGTGTGTCACTTTTCAATGACTACATCTGGGATCAGTCCTGTGATTATCTTTTTTTCAG GAATAACATGCCTGAGCTCAGTAAACTAAGAGCGAAGATGATAAAGAAGAAAGGAGCACGAGCATATGCTTGTCAGTGCAGCTGGCGATCCATTGATGAATTAACTGACCTCCAAGCAGACCAGCAGCTTCGGTGGGTTTGTGGTAAACATGCAGAATGA